A section of the Sceloporus undulatus isolate JIND9_A2432 ecotype Alabama chromosome 3, SceUnd_v1.1, whole genome shotgun sequence genome encodes:
- the SPSB4 gene encoding SPRY domain-containing SOCS box protein 4 isoform X2, with product MGQKISGSIKSVDVREPPYRPVKRELRGPDFCKPARLDMLLDMPPAHLEVQHKNAWNNEDRSLNIFVKEDDKLTFHRHPVAQSTDCIRGKVGYTRGLHVWQIHWPTRQRGTHAVVGVATAEAPLHSVGYTSLVGSNSESWGWDLGRNKLYHNCKNQPGVTYPVFLEPDESFVLPDSLLVVLDMDEGTLSFIVDGQYLGVAFRGLKGKKLYPVVSAVWGHCEITMRYINGLDQSFAWFGNYSWEHL from the exons ATGGGCCAGAAAATCTCAGGGAGCATAAAGTCTGTTGATGTGCGTGAGCCCCCTTACAGGCCAGTCAAACGAGAACTAAGGGGACCAGATTTCTGCAAGCCTGCACGACTGGATATGCTGCTGGATATGCCACCAGCCCATTTGGAGGTCCAACACAAAAATGCTTGGAACAATGAAGATCGAtctttaaatatatttgtgaAGGAAGATGACAAACTAACATTTCATAGACATCCAGTTGCCCAAAGCACAGATTGCATTCGGGGTAAAGTTGGCTATACAAGGGGCCTGCACGTTTGGCAGATTCACTGGCCCACCAGGCAACGAGGAACTCATGCTGTGGTTGGAGTGGCAACAGCAGAAGCTCCTTTGCATTCTGTAGGATATACGTCATTGGTTGGTAGCAATAGTGAGTCATGGGGCTGGGACCTTGGCCGTAATAAACTTTATCACAACTGTAAAAACCAGCCTGGGGTGACATATCCTGTATTTTTGGAACCAGATGAGTCTTTTGTACTCCCAGACTCCTTACTGGTGGTTTTGGATATGGATGAAGGGACGCTTAGCTTCATTGTGGATGGACAGTACCTTGGAGTGGCCTTCAGGGGACTAAAAGGGAAAAAACTCTATCCGGTAGTCAGCGCAGTCTGGGGACACTGTGAAATTACAATGAGATACATCAATGGACTTGATC aaAGCTTTGCTTGGTTTGGAAATTATTCTTGGGAACATCTTTGA